CCATTCAAATTTGTTTTGTTTCTAAATCTTCGTAGTAGTAAGTGAAATAAAGTTTTTCTTTATCAAGTTTTAAAACATTAAGTAAAAATTCTGCAGCAAATTCAATTGCTTCTTTTTTGAAATAATCACCAATTGAGAAGTTACCAAGCATTTCAAAGAATGTGTGGTGTCTTGCAGTAATTCCAACGTTTTCAATATCATTAGTTCTAATTGCTTTTTGTGAGTTAACTAATCTTTTAGCAGGTGCAATTTTTTTACCAGAAAAATAATCTTTTAATGTTGCAACCCCACTGTTTATTCATAAAAGTGATGGGTCGTTTTGTGGAACTAAACTTTTTGAAGGTACGATAAAGTGACCTTTTGATTCAAAAAATTCAAGTCATTTTTGTCTAATTTCTTTTGAGTTCATAAAACCTTCTTTTAAATGTAATCTAATTTTTTATCATCCATAAATATTTCATCGATAGTTGCCCCACCAATGCATTTATCTCCATCATATAAAACTACTTGTTGACCAGGAGTTACAGCACTTGAAGTCTCAGGATAAAATACTTTTACTTTGTTATTTGGAAGTAATTCAATTGAAACTTTAATATCTTTTTGACGATATCTAAATTTAGCAGATAAGTTATTTGAATCATAATCTGTGTTATTAAGTGTTAAATTACTTGCAATTAAGTTATTCGAAATTAAGTATTCCGGTCTTGATAATGGTGCTACAAATAAAATATTTTGATGTACATCATGACCACAAACATAATATGGTTCTGCCATTCCACCGAGATTTAAACCTTTACGTTGCCCGATTGTGTAATAGAAACATCCAACATGACGTCCGATAACTTTACCAGTTGTGATATCGACAGTGTCTCCATCTTGTGCAGGGATGTAATTTTGTAAGAATAAACCAAAGTTTCTTTCACCAATAAAACAAATTCCTGTTGAATCTTTTTTATCAGCGGTAATTAATCCTAATTTTGTAGCTATTTCACGAATTTCAGGTTTGGTTAATTTCGCTAATGGCATAATAACTTTTTCTAATTGTTCATGTGTTAATTGGGCTAAAAAGTATGTCTGATCTTTGTCTTGATCTTTAGCACGATATAAGTGACCTTCACGAACATCAGCATAATGTCCCATAGCAATAAAATCTGCCTTTAATTCATTAAATGCATATTTTGCAAAAGCATTAAATTTAATGTACTTAT
The nucleotide sequence above comes from Mycoplasma sp. Pen4. Encoded proteins:
- the mnmA gene encoding tRNA 2-thiouridine(34) synthase MnmA, translated to MAKRVVIGMSGGVDSSVAAYLLKQQGYEVVGLFMRNWDSIVNNDVLGNEDITQDICPQEKDYQDALSVAKALDIPLHRVDFVKEYWDNVFENFIEEYKKARTPNPDILCNKYIKFNAFAKYAFNELKADFIAMGHYADVREGHLYRAKDQDKDQTYFLAQLTHEQLEKVIMPLAKLTKPEIREIATKLGLITADKKDSTGICFIGERNFGLFLQNYIPAQDGDTVDITTGKVIGRHVGCFYYTIGQRKGLNLGGMAEPYYVCGHDVHQNILFVAPLSRPEYLISNNLIASNLTLNNTDYDSNNLSAKFRYRQKDIKVSIELLPNNKVKVFYPETSSAVTPGQQVVLYDGDKCIGGATIDEIFMDDKKLDYI